Proteins encoded together in one Abyssisolibacter fermentans window:
- a CDS encoding leucine-rich repeat domain-containing protein, with the protein EVVVDDFDPKIEDPQLIKGLLANGVDKNYNKKISTWELKNFNGIMNLKNYGIKNLKGLRYLKNTRHLYLSNNKIEDITEIKHLNQLRSLFLEFNEIQTANLSDFTELTSLNLSFNKLESLSLNNMNSLKQLYLTNNDLTNINGLSTLSRLDSLVIDGNSFTNIDFLAYNQSINKLYIADNPIRSYAPLKTMSRLNRIYISKSQRELVEKLKLKAVIPK; encoded by the coding sequence TGAAGTGGTGGTCGATGACTTTGACCCTAAAATAGAAGATCCCCAATTAATTAAAGGACTATTAGCAAATGGTGTGGATAAAAACTATAATAAAAAAATAAGTACTTGGGAACTTAAAAATTTTAATGGCATAATGAATCTTAAAAATTATGGAATTAAAAATCTTAAAGGGCTTAGGTATTTGAAAAATACTCGTCACCTATATTTATCAAATAATAAAATTGAAGACATTACAGAAATAAAACATTTAAACCAGTTACGGTCACTTTTTTTAGAGTTTAATGAAATACAGACAGCAAATTTATCAGATTTTACTGAGTTGACTTCTTTAAATTTATCTTTTAATAAATTAGAATCTTTATCCTTAAATAATATGAATTCACTCAAGCAACTATATCTAACTAATAATGATTTGACAAACATAAATGGGTTATCTACTCTAAGTAGACTTGATTCACTTGTTATTGATGGAAATTCATTTACTAACATTGATTTTTTAGCATACAATCAATCGATAAATAAGCTATATATTGCTGATAACCCAATACGGTCTTATGCTCCTTTGAAGACAATGAGTAGACTTAATCGTATTTATATTTCCAAAAGTCAAAGGGAATTAGTTGAAAAATTAAAGCTTAAAGCTGTTATTCCTAAATAG